A genomic region of Bernardetia sp. ABR2-2B contains the following coding sequences:
- a CDS encoding cbb3-type cytochrome c oxidase subunit 3 — MYKDVARAIEGIDIYPMIGVIIFFSVFVIMIINVYSAKKTNVAHWENLPLEDATNNHSNSFTQNNTQNETESI; from the coding sequence ATGTATAAAGACGTAGCTAGAGCCATAGAAGGCATTGATATTTATCCAATGATAGGAGTGATTATATTCTTTTCTGTCTTTGTAATAATGATAATCAATGTGTATTCAGCTAAAAAAACAAACGTAGCTCATTGGGAAAACTTGCCCTTAGAAGATGCTACAAACAATCATTCTAATTCATTTACTCAAAATAATACACAAAATGAAACAGAAAGTATATAA
- the ccoN gene encoding cytochrome-c oxidase, cbb3-type subunit I translates to MENQTSNQITQESPPIKKKWEGLQLEHFSYDNTIVRNFAYATTFWGLIGMVVGLLAALQMAHPMFNFTEYFTFGRVRAVHTNAVIFAFVGNGIFMGVYYSLQRLCKARMYSDILSKIHFWAWQLIIVFAAVTLFLGYNTSKEYAELEWPLDIAIALIWVVFGVNMMGTIIKRREQHLYVAIWFFIATFVTVAVLHIVNSMEYPVSLTKSYSLYAGVQDALVQWWYGHNAVAFFLTTPYLGLMYYFVPKAANRPVYSYRLSIIHYWALIFIYIWAGPHHLLYTALPDWAQWLGTVFSLMLIAPSWGGMLNGLLTLRGAWDKVRENPVLKFFVVALTSYGMATFEGPMLSFKNVNAISHYTDWTIAHVHVGALGWNGFLTFGMLYWLMPRLFSTKLFSTKLANTHFWIGTLGILFYAIPIYWAGWTQSLMWKEFTPAGFLKYEFLETVTQILPMYYMRAFGGLLYIIGVLIMIYNIFRTIQQGRFIPEEKASAPAIKVQEKEKGGHWHSWIEKRPLQLLFWSTVAILIGGFIEFVPTFLIRSNVPTIAAVKPYTPLELEGRDIYIRENCAVCHSQMIRPFRDETERYGDYSKAGEFVYDRPFLWGSKRTGPDLQREGGKMPDSWHFNHMYDPQSTSPGSIMPPYYWLIENQLNTSLTERKIKAMQNLGVPYPKGFEKKVHEDMAKQAAGIQERLANDNIEVKADREIIAIIAYLQRLGTDVEKVDPQYLPKK, encoded by the coding sequence ATGGAAAATCAAACCTCCAACCAAATTACACAGGAAAGTCCCCCTATAAAGAAAAAATGGGAAGGCTTACAACTAGAGCATTTTTCTTATGATAATACTATTGTCAGAAACTTTGCTTATGCAACTACCTTTTGGGGACTTATCGGAATGGTTGTCGGTTTACTGGCTGCTCTTCAGATGGCGCATCCGATGTTTAATTTTACAGAATATTTTACCTTTGGGCGTGTTCGTGCTGTTCATACCAACGCTGTTATATTTGCGTTTGTAGGAAATGGGATTTTTATGGGTGTGTATTACTCCCTTCAACGACTTTGTAAAGCTCGTATGTATAGCGATATATTGAGTAAAATTCACTTTTGGGCGTGGCAACTTATCATTGTTTTTGCTGCTGTTACCTTATTTTTGGGTTATAATACATCCAAAGAATACGCAGAATTAGAGTGGCCTTTAGATATTGCTATTGCACTTATTTGGGTTGTTTTTGGTGTAAATATGATGGGAACAATTATCAAACGTAGAGAACAACATTTGTACGTTGCGATTTGGTTTTTCATTGCTACATTTGTTACGGTGGCAGTTTTGCATATCGTAAACTCAATGGAATATCCTGTTTCACTTACCAAGAGTTATTCGCTTTATGCAGGCGTTCAGGATGCGCTTGTTCAATGGTGGTACGGACACAATGCCGTTGCATTTTTCTTGACTACTCCGTATTTGGGACTGATGTATTACTTTGTTCCAAAGGCTGCTAATCGCCCTGTATATTCCTATCGACTTTCTATTATTCACTATTGGGCATTGATTTTTATCTATATCTGGGCAGGTCCTCATCACTTGCTTTATACAGCTTTACCAGATTGGGCGCAATGGTTAGGAACTGTTTTTTCATTGATGCTGATTGCTCCATCTTGGGGTGGAATGCTCAACGGACTTCTTACTTTGCGTGGTGCATGGGACAAAGTACGTGAAAACCCTGTTTTGAAGTTTTTTGTTGTCGCTCTTACCTCATATGGTATGGCTACTTTTGAAGGTCCTATGCTTTCTTTCAAAAATGTAAATGCAATTAGTCATTATACAGACTGGACAATTGCTCACGTACATGTTGGCGCATTAGGTTGGAATGGTTTCTTGACTTTTGGAATGTTATATTGGCTAATGCCTCGTCTTTTCAGTACAAAATTATTCTCTACAAAATTAGCAAATACTCATTTTTGGATTGGTACATTAGGAATTTTATTCTATGCAATCCCGATTTATTGGGCAGGCTGGACGCAGAGTTTGATGTGGAAAGAATTTACACCTGCTGGTTTCTTAAAGTATGAATTTTTAGAAACTGTTACACAGATTTTACCAATGTATTATATGCGAGCTTTTGGTGGATTGCTTTACATAATTGGTGTTTTGATTATGATTTATAATATTTTCAGAACTATACAACAAGGTAGATTCATTCCAGAAGAAAAAGCATCTGCACCAGCTATCAAAGTTCAAGAAAAAGAAAAGGGTGGACATTGGCATTCGTGGATTGAAAAACGTCCATTGCAACTTTTATTTTGGAGTACGGTAGCTATTCTTATTGGTGGATTTATTGAGTTTGTTCCTACATTTTTGATTCGCTCAAATGTACCTACTATTGCAGCCGTCAAACCTTATACGCCTTTAGAGCTAGAAGGACGTGATATTTATATTCGTGAAAACTGTGCTGTTTGTCATTCTCAAATGATACGACCTTTTAGAGATGAAACCGAACGCTATGGAGATTATTCTAAAGCAGGAGAGTTTGTCTATGACCGTCCGTTCTTGTGGGGATCGAAACGTACAGGACCTGATTTGCAGCGTGAAGGTGGAAAAATGCCTGATTCTTGGCATTTCAATCACATGTACGACCCTCAATCTACTTCTCCCGGTTCGATTATGCCTCCATACTATTGGCTCATCGAAAACCAGTTGAATACGTCGCTTACAGAACGAAAAATAAAAGCGATGCAAAATTTAGGTGTTCCTTATCCAAAAGGATTTGAGAAAAAAGTACACGAAGATATGGCAAAACAAGCAGCAGGAATTCAAGAAAGATTGGCAAATGATAACATTGAAGTCAAAGCAGACAGAGAAATTATCGCCATTATTGCCTACTTACAACGCTTAGGAACAGATGTAGAGAAGGTCGATCCTCAATATTTGCCTAAAAAATAA
- the ccoS gene encoding cbb3-type cytochrome oxidase assembly protein CcoS: protein MQVLIVLVICSLIVALGFLAAFFWSVKDNQYEDTYTPSIRILFDDNEIANQDTEAEETK from the coding sequence ATGCAAGTTTTAATTGTCTTAGTGATTTGTAGTTTGATTGTCGCTTTAGGCTTTTTGGCTGCTTTTTTTTGGTCAGTAAAAGATAATCAATACGAAGATACTTATACACCAAGCATCAGAATTTTATTTGATGATAATGAAATAGCAAATCAGGACACAGAAGCAGAAGAAACTAAGTAG
- a CDS encoding restriction endonuclease, SacI family encodes MNHKDKLKEIYTLSSSLLDIKNVDAKTQDYIQSISKNIKSQKGVFTVLVTLLTHKLIEPKQDIRYHQSGMKDGFSGRSIDTQFITPTLKELGLPSMAESGWLTRSLEQPYPYTLNYNGKISNKKVKEAFLNILDVIEKKPNTARNILRLLLSKAIQIQKDSIVKITPLKDVEKVSIDKIYKALDEHFYFKYKIAGGSKLPVLALFAVYQNVVFEMSRYSDCALSPLGSHTASDRTSKTAGDIEIFKKKQLFEAVEVKLDKPIDANMVRIAIEKIKRYNPNRYYILSYEIKQEENHIIEGLVAKMKVEHGCQIIVNGILPTIKYYLRLISSLSDFVENYSLLVQNDTELKKIHKEKWNQLIKKYLN; translated from the coding sequence ATGAATCACAAAGACAAATTGAAGGAGATTTACACTCTCTCTTCTTCTCTTCTTGACATCAAGAATGTAGATGCTAAAACACAAGATTATATACAATCTATAAGTAAAAATATCAAAAGTCAGAAAGGAGTATTTACTGTTTTGGTTACTTTGCTTACTCATAAATTAATTGAACCAAAACAAGATATTCGTTATCATCAGTCAGGAATGAAAGATGGTTTTTCTGGTCGTTCGATAGATACACAGTTTATTACACCTACTTTGAAAGAATTAGGATTACCTTCTATGGCTGAAAGTGGTTGGCTTACTCGTTCGTTAGAACAGCCTTATCCCTATACTTTAAATTACAATGGAAAAATCAGTAACAAAAAAGTAAAAGAAGCCTTTTTGAATATTCTTGATGTTATAGAAAAAAAACCAAATACTGCAAGGAATATTTTACGTCTATTATTATCAAAGGCTATTCAAATACAAAAAGATTCCATTGTAAAAATAACTCCATTGAAAGATGTCGAAAAAGTTAGCATTGATAAAATTTACAAAGCTTTAGACGAACATTTTTATTTTAAATACAAAATAGCAGGAGGTTCTAAACTTCCTGTTTTAGCTCTTTTTGCTGTTTATCAAAACGTAGTTTTTGAAATGAGCAGGTATTCAGACTGTGCTTTATCTCCTTTGGGAAGTCATACAGCATCTGATAGAACTTCAAAAACGGCTGGAGATATTGAAATTTTTAAGAAAAAACAACTCTTTGAAGCCGTAGAGGTAAAATTAGACAAGCCGATAGATGCAAATATGGTTAGAATAGCTATTGAGAAAATTAAAAGGTATAATCCAAATAGATATTATATTCTTTCTTATGAGATAAAGCAAGAGGAGAATCATATCATTGAAGGGTTAGTAGCAAAAATGAAAGTAGAACATGGCTGTCAGATTATAGTAAACGGAATTTTGCCAACAATAAAATATTATTTAAGACTGATAAGTTCTTTGAGTGATTTTGTGGAAAACTATAGTCTTTTAGTTCAAAATGACACAGAACTAAAGAAAATACATAAAGAAAAATGGAATCAACTCATAAAGAAGTATTTAAATTAA
- the dcm gene encoding DNA (cytosine-5-)-methyltransferase, which translates to MKYKFIDLFAGIGGFRKGFEDAGFECVFTSEINEKCQEVYSTNFGEKPYGDITQINPKEIPDFDILLAGFPCQPFSISGKKKGFEDTRGTLFFDICQIIDEKQPSVVVLENVKHLIHHDKKRTFTTILKALNNLGYNVTHKILNAKDFGLPQNRERIFIIATKNHYFNFSKLKTKKKVILKDFLDTEGEFEFLEKSEYTLINTPRKQASGLLFVGYRNKNIWKKGVRENTEHLSRVHRQPNRIYSIDGTHPTIPSQETAGRFFIYIPELGAVRKLTINECYRIMGFDSNFIKHPNTGERYKQIGNSVAIPVIRAIAESIKEQNLLINESQRQIEGDLHSLFFSS; encoded by the coding sequence ATGAAATACAAATTTATAGATTTATTTGCAGGAATTGGAGGTTTTAGAAAAGGTTTTGAAGATGCAGGATTTGAATGCGTTTTTACTTCTGAAATAAACGAGAAATGTCAAGAGGTGTATTCAACTAATTTTGGAGAGAAACCTTATGGAGATATTACCCAAATCAATCCAAAAGAGATTCCTGATTTTGATATTTTATTAGCAGGATTTCCTTGTCAGCCTTTTAGTATTTCTGGTAAAAAGAAAGGCTTTGAGGATACTAGAGGAACTTTATTTTTTGATATTTGTCAAATTATAGACGAAAAGCAACCAAGTGTAGTGGTATTGGAAAATGTAAAACATCTTATTCATCATGATAAAAAGAGAACTTTCACTACTATTTTGAAAGCCTTAAATAATTTAGGGTATAATGTTACTCATAAAATTTTGAATGCAAAAGACTTTGGACTTCCTCAAAATAGAGAGCGAATTTTTATTATTGCTACAAAAAATCATTACTTCAATTTCTCTAAGTTAAAAACAAAAAAGAAAGTCATTTTAAAAGATTTTTTAGATACAGAAGGAGAGTTTGAATTTTTAGAAAAGTCAGAATATACACTTATCAATACACCAAGAAAACAAGCTAGTGGTTTGCTTTTCGTAGGGTATCGTAACAAGAATATTTGGAAAAAAGGAGTAAGAGAAAATACAGAACATCTTTCAAGAGTTCACAGACAACCAAATCGTATCTATTCTATTGATGGAACACATCCAACAATTCCCTCACAAGAAACAGCAGGACGTTTTTTTATTTATATTCCAGAATTAGGTGCTGTCAGAAAACTAACTATCAATGAATGTTATAGAATAATGGGTTTTGATAGTAATTTTATAAAGCATCCAAATACGGGCGAACGTTATAAGCAAATTGGAAATTCTGTTGCTATTCCTGTTATAAGAGCTATTGCAGAAAGTATAAAAGAACAAAATTTATTAATTAATGAATCACAAAGACAAATTGAAGGAGATTTACACTCTCTCTTCTTCTCTTCTTGA